One window from the genome of Chloroflexaceae bacterium encodes:
- a CDS encoding polyprenyl synthetase family protein: MPHIEFSPALSADLQQVEQIIQNRLRARAAVTSIASSRLSPPDAPRLRAALVLLAAQTGDYHLERAIHAAAAVELIHAATQTHSDLVDEAERRRGQPRVGPWNHSAALMVGDYLFALAASEMALSPDPRVIVFFTEAVKQITEGILTPAAPLRPLEEGRAHHLERVGQKDAALIVAACKAGAAIGGGDAEQIETLGRFGHELGLALRLGDEVRDFSERNGSSAPGASLRAGVVTLPLIFAATLGDGPRLAAALDSADAGEQSWATDEVRRYGLAPARAEVLRYAESARGMLAQMPPGPGREALARVVDYAMRRTA; encoded by the coding sequence ATGCCACATATAGAGTTTTCTCCCGCCCTGAGCGCTGATCTCCAGCAGGTAGAACAGATCATCCAGAACCGCCTACGCGCGCGCGCCGCGGTGACCAGCATTGCGAGTTCTCGACTGTCGCCGCCGGATGCGCCCCGCTTGCGGGCTGCTCTGGTGCTCCTGGCGGCGCAAACCGGCGATTATCACCTCGAACGGGCCATCCACGCTGCAGCAGCCGTAGAGTTGATCCACGCCGCCACACAAACCCATAGCGATCTGGTGGACGAAGCCGAACGCCGCCGCGGTCAGCCACGCGTTGGTCCCTGGAACCACAGCGCGGCCCTTATGGTCGGCGACTACCTGTTTGCTCTGGCCGCCAGCGAGATGGCCCTCAGTCCCGACCCGCGGGTGATCGTTTTCTTTACCGAGGCGGTCAAGCAGATCACCGAGGGGATCCTGACGCCTGCAGCGCCGTTGCGGCCGCTCGAGGAGGGACGGGCACACCATCTGGAACGTGTGGGTCAGAAGGACGCGGCGCTCATTGTGGCCGCCTGTAAGGCTGGCGCCGCTATCGGGGGCGGAGATGCGGAACAGATTGAGACCCTGGGACGCTTTGGCCATGAACTGGGTCTGGCCCTGCGCCTCGGCGACGAAGTGCGTGATTTCAGCGAGCGGAACGGCAGCAGCGCTCCCGGCGCCAGCCTCCGCGCCGGGGTCGTGACCCTGCCGCTTATTTTCGCTGCTACGCTCGGCGACGGACCGCGTCTGGCGGCCGCTCTTGACAGCGCCGATGCCGGCGAGCAAAGCTGGGCCACTGATGAGGTGCGCCGCTATGGTCTCGCTCCAGCCCGGGCAGAGGTGCTGCGCTACGCCGAAAGCGCGCGCGGCATGCTTGCCCAGATGCCCCCCGGCCCTGGCCGCGAAGCCCTGGCACGCGTAGTCGACTATGCCATGCGGCGCACCGCCTGA
- a CDS encoding phospholipase D-like domain-containing protein, protein MAVYFTTPELHYPDVPRNRIAPSFERALLADIAAARERIELASFEYNLASVAEALMRARARGVQVRMALDREGLHHPAMSRWAGMLEEAGASVSWERSDGFLHSKFVILDRRVVWTGSWNVTVNDTYRNNNNLLRITAPQVVANYAAEFERMAAGRFGSRKGGATPYPLARLPGATIATFFSPHEPVRAHILEHLALARSSVDVLAFSFTDDAIAETLINRHRLGVPVRVVFEARNANGSGSEYARLRVAGLDVHRDGNCHTMHHKVMILDGRVVITGSYNFTRRAEEVNDENLLIIEDLVLARAFAEEFSRVYRQARAPARCV, encoded by the coding sequence GTGGCGGTTTACTTCACCACGCCGGAGTTGCACTACCCCGATGTGCCGCGCAACCGGATTGCGCCGTCCTTCGAACGAGCCTTGCTGGCCGACATCGCCGCTGCCAGGGAGCGGATTGAACTGGCGAGCTTTGAGTACAACCTGGCCAGCGTCGCCGAGGCGTTAATGCGCGCCCGCGCCCGGGGAGTGCAGGTGCGCATGGCCCTCGACCGTGAGGGCCTGCACCATCCAGCTATGTCCCGCTGGGCGGGGATGCTCGAAGAGGCCGGCGCGAGCGTGAGCTGGGAGCGGAGTGACGGCTTTCTGCATAGCAAGTTCGTCATCCTCGACCGGCGAGTGGTCTGGACCGGCTCGTGGAACGTGACGGTGAACGACACCTACCGCAATAACAACAACCTGTTGCGTATCACGGCGCCCCAGGTCGTGGCGAACTACGCCGCTGAGTTCGAGCGCATGGCTGCGGGGCGCTTCGGCAGCCGCAAGGGCGGAGCAACGCCCTATCCTCTGGCGCGTCTTCCAGGGGCCACGATCGCCACCTTCTTCTCGCCGCACGAGCCGGTGCGCGCACACATCCTGGAGCATCTGGCCCTGGCGCGAAGTAGCGTGGACGTGCTGGCGTTCTCCTTCACCGATGACGCCATTGCTGAGACATTGATTAATCGTCACCGTCTGGGTGTGCCGGTACGAGTGGTCTTTGAAGCGCGCAACGCCAACGGGTCGGGTTCAGAGTATGCGCGCCTCCGCGTGGCGGGCCTCGATGTCCACCGCGATGGCAACTGCCATACGATGCACCACAAAGTGATGATCCTCGACGGGCGGGTGGTCATCACCGGCTCGTACAACTTCACGCGCCGCGCCGAGGAGGTGAACGACGAAAATCTGTTAATCATTGAGGACCTGGTACTGGCGCGGGCCTTCGCCGAAGAGTTTTCCCGCGTCTACCGGCAGGCCCGCGCGCCTGCGCGCTGCGTGTAA
- a CDS encoding ABC transporter permease: MGRYILRRLVFAIPTLLGISVVIFAVLALAPGDPLAQFAADPSVPPEVRDQIRENLGLNDPWYIRYFKWLAALVRGDWGYSFTSRVPVLNLIVERLPRTLQVVGVAYLVSILIAIPIGIISAVRPYSLFDNLATTFAFIGFSVPTFFTGPLLIVIFSVRLNWLPFIYDTTLRVTDWETFTRQVRQMIMPVTVLALFQTGSLTRFVRAAMMENLPSDYARTARAKGLGERMVILRHVFRNSMIPVVTLLALGVPTIFTGAIVTEQIFRINGIGELLIKSIQTSDTPVVMAITFIFAVLVVMFNLIADVLYGILDPRIRYD, encoded by the coding sequence ATGGGTCGCTACATTCTCCGCCGGCTCGTTTTTGCCATCCCCACCTTGCTGGGCATCAGCGTGGTGATCTTCGCCGTTCTCGCCCTTGCTCCCGGCGACCCTCTGGCGCAGTTCGCCGCCGATCCCTCAGTGCCGCCCGAGGTGCGCGACCAGATCCGCGAGAACCTGGGGCTTAACGACCCCTGGTACATTCGCTACTTCAAATGGCTGGCCGCCCTGGTCCGGGGCGACTGGGGCTACTCTTTCACCAGCCGTGTTCCCGTACTGAACCTCATCGTCGAGCGCCTGCCGCGGACCTTGCAGGTGGTCGGGGTGGCCTATCTGGTCTCGATCCTCATCGCCATCCCGATCGGCATCATCTCGGCCGTGCGCCCTTATTCGCTCTTCGACAACCTGGCCACGACCTTCGCCTTCATCGGCTTCTCCGTGCCGACCTTCTTTACCGGCCCACTGTTGATCGTGATTTTCTCCGTGCGTCTGAACTGGCTGCCCTTTATCTACGACACGACCCTGCGGGTCACCGACTGGGAAACCTTCACCCGTCAGGTGCGCCAGATGATTATGCCGGTGACGGTGCTGGCCCTGTTCCAGACCGGCTCACTCACGCGCTTCGTGCGCGCCGCGATGATGGAGAACCTGCCCTCCGATTACGCCCGCACCGCCCGGGCCAAGGGGCTTGGCGAGCGCATGGTGATACTGCGGCACGTGTTTCGCAACAGCATGATCCCCGTGGTGACCCTGCTGGCCCTGGGCGTGCCGACCATCTTCACCGGAGCGATTGTGACCGAACAGATCTTTCGTATCAATGGCATCGGTGAGTTGCTGATCAAGTCAATCCAGACCTCCGATACGCCGGTGGTGATGGCGATTACGTTTATTTTTGCAGTGCTGGTGGTGATGTTTAATCTGATTGCGGATGTACTGTACGGGATTCTCGACCCGCGCATTCGGTACGATTGA
- a CDS encoding peptide ABC transporter substrate-binding protein: MNQQRIWSWMAALLTGAMVLAACGGAPPAQAPTPPPATPTTAAAATAAPATAATAAPAPTEAPAARPGRGEGDTLRILYWQAPTILNTHLAVGTKDVEASRLVLEPLAAIDPEGNFVPLLAEEIPTVENGGVAQDFTSITWKLRKDVQWSDGAPFTAADVVFTYNYCADPKTACTSVAAFRGIKSVEALDDYTVKITWQAANSYPYQVFTSARGAILQKAQFEKCVGEAASTAADCQAANLAPIGTGPYKVVEFKPGDVVIYEINELYRDPERPFFKRVELKGGGDAPSAARAVLQAGEVDWAWNLQVEAAVLQQLANQGGQGILVTYNTANVERLLINFTNPDPALGEERGQLSQPHPFLTDLNVRRALALAIDRKAIAEQLYGPAGYPTCTLLWYPPFAESVADIFKGCDQDIAEANRLLDEAGWTRGPDGVRVKDGRRLSLLFQTNVNTLRQKTQELIKANWAEIGVETELKSVDGSVFFGSDPGNPDNIGHFFADIQMYTTGATEPDPTSHLCGWISSAASQKENEWRGTNNMRWQNAEYDALCDQLRKELDPARRVEIARQMDALIVSDVAMIPLVARPRVAGASKDLKGYNPSGWDAELWDVANWYK, translated from the coding sequence GTGAACCAGCAACGGATCTGGTCCTGGATGGCCGCTCTGCTCACCGGAGCGATGGTTCTGGCAGCATGTGGCGGCGCTCCCCCCGCACAGGCGCCCACCCCGCCGCCGGCGACCCCCACCACCGCTGCCGCGGCAACGGCGGCGCCCGCTACCGCCGCCACGGCGGCGCCCGCGCCCACTGAGGCGCCCGCCGCCCGTCCCGGTCGCGGTGAAGGCGATACACTGCGCATTCTCTACTGGCAGGCGCCCACGATTCTCAACACCCACCTGGCCGTCGGCACAAAAGACGTTGAAGCCTCGCGGCTGGTGCTTGAGCCACTGGCGGCCATCGATCCTGAGGGCAACTTCGTGCCGCTGCTCGCCGAGGAGATTCCTACTGTCGAGAATGGCGGCGTGGCCCAGGATTTCACCTCGATCACCTGGAAGTTGCGCAAGGACGTGCAGTGGTCCGATGGCGCCCCTTTTACCGCTGCCGATGTGGTGTTCACCTACAACTACTGCGCCGACCCCAAAACCGCCTGTACGAGCGTTGCAGCCTTCCGCGGCATCAAGTCGGTCGAGGCGCTGGACGATTATACGGTGAAGATTACATGGCAGGCTGCCAACAGCTATCCCTACCAGGTGTTTACCAGCGCCCGCGGGGCCATTCTCCAGAAGGCCCAGTTCGAGAAGTGCGTCGGCGAGGCCGCCTCCACTGCCGCCGACTGTCAGGCGGCCAATCTAGCCCCCATCGGCACCGGCCCTTACAAGGTAGTCGAGTTCAAACCCGGTGACGTGGTGATCTACGAGATCAACGAACTGTACCGCGACCCTGAGCGGCCCTTCTTCAAGCGTGTGGAGCTGAAGGGCGGCGGCGATGCGCCCTCGGCGGCCCGCGCCGTGCTCCAGGCTGGCGAGGTGGACTGGGCATGGAACCTCCAGGTAGAGGCCGCCGTGCTCCAGCAACTGGCCAACCAGGGCGGCCAGGGCATTCTGGTCACCTATAACACGGCCAATGTCGAGCGCCTGTTGATTAACTTCACCAACCCCGATCCGGCCCTGGGCGAGGAGCGCGGCCAGCTCAGCCAGCCGCACCCCTTCCTGACCGACCTCAACGTGCGCAGGGCCCTGGCCCTGGCGATTGACCGCAAGGCCATCGCCGAGCAACTCTACGGCCCGGCGGGCTATCCAACCTGCACCCTCCTGTGGTACCCGCCCTTCGCCGAAAGCGTCGCCGATATCTTCAAGGGTTGCGATCAGGATATCGCCGAGGCCAACCGCCTCCTCGACGAGGCTGGATGGACACGCGGCCCCGATGGCGTTCGGGTCAAGGATGGCAGGCGTCTCAGCCTGCTCTTCCAGACCAACGTCAACACTCTGCGTCAGAAGACTCAGGAGTTGATCAAGGCCAACTGGGCCGAGATCGGCGTGGAGACCGAACTGAAAAGCGTGGATGGCAGCGTTTTCTTCGGCAGCGATCCGGGCAACCCCGACAACATCGGCCACTTCTTCGCCGATATCCAGATGTATACCACTGGCGCTACCGAACCCGACCCGACATCGCACCTCTGCGGGTGGATTTCCAGCGCCGCCTCGCAGAAAGAGAACGAGTGGCGCGGCACCAATAATATGCGCTGGCAAAACGCCGAGTATGACGCCCTCTGCGACCAGCTTCGCAAAGAGCTTGACCCCGCCAGGCGCGTGGAGATCGCTCGCCAGATGGACGCCCTGATCGTCAGCGATGTGGCCATGATCCCCCTGGTGGCCCGCCCGCGCGTCGCCGGCGCCAGCAAGGATCTCAAGGGCTACAACCCCTCCGGATGGGACGCGGAGCTGTGGGATGTGGCGAACTGGTACAAGTGA
- a CDS encoding ABC transporter permease has product MSEANPPVEHATGARATLEAATLAQALRPPRSLWSDAWRRFRRHRMAVAGTVMFAFLMLGVIVGPVIWPGDPRKIDFSQSLLPPSRAHPMGTDDLGRDVLARVMLGGRVSLAVGVAAMLIAITLGTLIGAVAGFVGGRVDGLLMRLTDLFLALPVVPLLLLLIFLFRDSLRSAFGPERGIFILIVTVIGGLNWMTVARLVRGSFLSLKQKEFVEAAHALGVGEITIMFRHILPNALGPIIVAATLGVGAAIITESVLSFLGLGFPSDTPTWGRLLNDGQNFLEFAPWVVLWPGFLIFLTVLSINYIGDGLRDALDPRSQW; this is encoded by the coding sequence ATGTCGGAAGCGAACCCGCCTGTCGAACATGCTACGGGAGCGCGCGCGACGCTTGAGGCGGCAACACTCGCCCAGGCGCTGCGCCCGCCGCGCTCGCTATGGAGCGATGCCTGGCGGCGTTTCCGCCGCCATCGCATGGCTGTGGCCGGCACGGTGATGTTCGCCTTCCTGATGCTGGGGGTCATCGTTGGCCCCGTGATCTGGCCTGGGGATCCGCGCAAAATTGACTTCTCGCAGAGCCTGCTTCCGCCGAGCCGGGCGCACCCGATGGGCACCGACGACCTGGGCCGCGATGTGCTGGCGCGGGTAATGCTCGGCGGTCGCGTCTCGCTGGCGGTTGGCGTGGCGGCGATGCTGATCGCCATCACCCTCGGCACCCTGATCGGCGCCGTAGCCGGCTTCGTTGGCGGTCGAGTTGACGGCCTGCTTATGCGTCTGACCGATCTGTTTCTGGCTTTGCCGGTGGTGCCGTTGCTGCTGCTGTTGATCTTTCTCTTCCGTGATAGTCTGCGCAGCGCCTTCGGACCGGAAAGAGGCATTTTTATCCTTATCGTCACGGTGATCGGTGGGTTGAACTGGATGACCGTGGCGCGCCTGGTGCGCGGTTCCTTCCTCTCGCTCAAACAGAAAGAGTTTGTTGAGGCTGCTCACGCGCTGGGGGTTGGCGAGATAACGATTATGTTCCGCCACATTCTGCCCAATGCCCTCGGGCCGATCATCGTCGCAGCGACCCTCGGCGTCGGCGCGGCGATCATTACCGAGTCGGTGCTTTCCTTCCTCGGTCTGGGCTTTCCCTCCGATACGCCTACCTGGGGCCGCCTGCTCAACGATGGGCAGAACTTCCTCGAATTCGCTCCCTGGGTGGTCCTCTGGCCGGGCTTCCTCATCTTCCTCACGGTGCTGAGCATCAACTACATCGGCGACGGCCTCCGCGATGCCCTCGACCCGCGATCGCAGTGGTAG